A region from the Melanotaenia boesemani isolate fMelBoe1 chromosome 11, fMelBoe1.pri, whole genome shotgun sequence genome encodes:
- the neflb gene encoding neurofilament light chain b: MTSTGFDRYLPPTYKRRVVVRSAGYGAGGGMGSRSAYSSYSAPITSYASSRRSYPTFTRATSGFSSILSAPGPISATELRLDQAAQVSSEFKALRTEEKAELQDLNDRFASFIERVHELEQQNKLLETELLLLRQRQVQPSSLRALYEHEIRQLHAAVEEARHEKQAAQDHRDEMEDVLKNLQKRYEDEVLGKQEAEGQLIDTRKGADEAALGQAELEKRVGTLLDELAFLKHLCESEIAELQVQIQYSAEVSVEMEVSKPDLSAALRDIRGQYEKLAQRNLQSAEEWFCNKMSVMTLGSARNTESARSAKDESGEYRRLLKARTLDIDACREMNQVLENQLQEVEEKQSAEISALQDTINQLEEELRTNKNDMARHLKDYQDLLNVKMALDIEIAAYRKLLEGEENRFNVEGPGSVAVYSQTMFSAPRAQISMHSQLSSAAPYLLSSRFYSSSYSTEEAVSASQAPQVETSPPQEEEGEQVEEEEGEIGDEKEEEAEQEQGEGGEEEDEEKQEEEEEANGEEEGKEGEEEGEDESQHQEEDGAEQKEDEDNEEGVKEEEETAEEEVDAKRKHGEATDRKV; the protein is encoded by the exons ATGACTTCAACCGGCTTTGACCGTTACCTCCCTCCTACTTACAAGAGGAGAGTAGTTGTACGCAGTGCAGGATatggagctggaggaggaatGGGATCTAGGTCTGCCTACTCCTCCTACTCTGCCCCAATTACTTCCTATGCATCTTCACGCAGAAGTTATCCAACGTTTACCCGAGCTACTTCAGGTTTCTCCAGCATACTTTCTGCTCCAGGTCCTATATCTGCCACTGAGCTACGCCTTGACCAAGCAGCACAAGTCAGTTCTGAGTTTAAAGCATTAAGGACCGAGGAGAAGGCTGAGCTTCAGGACCTGAACGATCGATTTGCAAGCTTCATTGAGAGGGTACATGAACTGGAGCAGCAGAACAAGTTGCTGGagactgagctgctgctgctcaggcAGAGACAGGTACAGCCTTCAAGTCTTCGGGCCCTGTATGAGCATGAGATCCGCCAGCTTCATGCTGCTGTTGAAGAGGCCCGCCATGAGAAACAAGCAGCCCAAGACCACAGGGATGAGATGGAGGATGTCTTGAAGAACCTGCAAAAACGCTATGAGGATGAGGTTCTTGGTAAACAGGAAGCAGAGGGTCAGCTAATAGATACCAGAAAAGGAGCAGATGAAGCTGCACTAGGCCAGGCGGAGTTGGAGAAGAGAGTTGGGACCCTCCTAGATGAACTGGCCTTCTTGAAGCATCTCTGTGAAAGCGAGATTGCAGAGCTGCAGGTCCAAATACAATACAGTGCAGAGGTATCTGTGGAAATGGAGGTCTCCAAGCCAGACCTATCTGCTGCTCTTCGTGATATTCGAGGGCAGTATGAGAAGCTGGCACAACGTAACCTTCAATCAGCTGAAGAATGGTTCTGCAACAAGATGAGCGTGATGACCCTAGGCTCTGCTCGCAACACAGAGAGCGCCCGCAGTGCCAAGGATGAATCTGGAGAGTATCGTCGACTGCTCAAAGCTAGAACACTGGATATTGACGCCTGCCGTGAGATGAACCAAGTCCTGGAAAACCAGTTACAAGAAGTGGAGGAGAAACAGAGTGCTGAGATTTCTGCATTGCAG GATACAATAAATCAACTGGAGGAAGAATTGAGGACAAATAAGAATGACATGGCTCGCCACTTAAAGGATTACCAAGACCTCTTGAATGTAAAGATGGCATTGGATATTGAAATTGCAGCATACAG GAAACTGCTTGAAGGAGAGGAGAATCGTTTCAATGTGGAAGGGCCAGGATCTGTCGCTGTTTACTCCCAAACCATGTTTTCTGCTCCAAGAGCACAGATCTCCATGCATTCTCAGTTGAGCTCTGCAGCTCCGTACCTGCTGAGCTCCCGTTTCTATTCTTCATCGTACTCCACAGAGGAGGCAGTATCTGCAAGCCAAGCACCTCAGGTAGAAACCAGTCCTCCtcaagaggaggaaggagagcaggtggaggaggaagagggggaaaTTGGAGATGAGAAGGAAGAAGAGGCAGAGCAGGAGCAGGGGGAaggaggggaggaagaggatgaggaaaaacaagaagaggaagaggaagcaaaTGGAGAAG aagaaggtAAAGAAGGtgaggaagaaggagaagaTGAAAGCCAACATCAAGAAGAGGACGGTGCTGAGCAGAAAGAAGACGAGGATAATGAAGAGGGGgtaaaggaggaggaagaaactGCAGAAGAAGAGGTGGATGCTAAAAGGAAACATGGTGAAGCAACAGACAGAAAAGTTTAA